The Nocardioides ochotonae genome segment GGATGTCGGGTCAGGTTCTCCCCATGCGGGGGTGGTCTGTGCTGGCAACCGGCCCCGCGGGGGCCCTGTCAGCCGACCGGGCGGAACCAGGTCGAGCGCAGCCCGAGGTAGGAGCGCACCTGGTCGCCGGTGGGGGTGACCGCGCCGTCGCGGAACACGATCCGCATGCGGCTCACCCGCCCGCCCCAGGTCCCGTGGCCGTTGCGGGCGGTGACCTCCACCGACTGCAGCGGGCCGAGGCCGGGCCAGACCCGCTCGAAGTCGGCGGCCGACACCGTGGCCCGCCAGGGGTTGACCGGGTCCCAGCGGTCCTCGCGGTCCTGGAGGTAGGGGAACTGCCCGCCCATGGTCCAGCCGCCGTTGCTGGAGCTGAACTGGGTGAAGGCGGGGGTGCCGCCGTGCAGCAGCACCTCGCCGCGGGTCGCGTTGATGGCCGCGTTGGAGGCGGGGTGCTCGGCCGAGGCGCCGCCGTACACCTGGCAGCTGGTGGTGTCGCAGATCTGGTAGTGCCGGGCCAGGGGCCGGCGCCGTTCGAAGGCGGCGTAGGTGCGCGCCGCGACGGCCTGGGCCCGCACGGCGTCGGCCTTCCAGAGCGCCGGCACCTCCTGCGGCACCACGCCCTTGAGGTAGTTGTGCAGCGTGACGATGTTGACCGTGTCGCGCTTGCGGGTCCCCGGCTGGGCGCTGGCCGAGCGCAGCACGCCGCGGTAGGCCACCGCGCCGCTGGGGGTCCGCAGCGTCACCGGGCGGTTGCCGGCGGCGAACTGGGCGTCCCCGGCAACGGTGCGCCAGGTGCGCCAGGCGCCGGTGCGCTTCTTGAAGTCGACCCGCGTGCGGGTGGCGCCGGCCGCGACCAGGCGCCAGCGGACGGCGGCCGGCCGGGCCTTCGAGAGGTCCCAGGTGCGCCCGGCGCCCAGGCCGGTGACGCTCAGCCCGGGTCGGGCGTCCACGAGGACGTCGTCGCTGGTGTCCGCGCTGATCAGCACCGAGACCTTGCCGAGGGCCCTCCCCCAGCTCGTGCCGGGGTAGTAGAAGCCGAGGATCTCGCGGTAGCCGACGCCCTTCTCGGCCGCGACCTTCGCGCCGTACTGCGACAGCCCC includes the following:
- a CDS encoding SpoIID/LytB domain-containing protein; translation: MSPRLRMLVAGMAIGFGLAVIAALVPALPAGATVAEEPQRAKRVASVTFEGRGYGHGKGLSQYGAKVAAEKGVGYREILGFYYPGTSWGRALGKVSVLISADTSDDVLVDARPGLSVTGLGAGRTWDLSKARPAAVRWRLVAAGATRTRVDFKKRTGAWRTWRTVAGDAQFAAGNRPVTLRTPSGAVAYRGVLRSASAQPGTRKRDTVNIVTLHNYLKGVVPQEVPALWKADAVRAQAVAARTYAAFERRRPLARHYQICDTTSCQVYGGASAEHPASNAAINATRGEVLLHGGTPAFTQFSSSNGGWTMGGQFPYLQDREDRWDPVNPWRATVSAADFERVWPGLGPLQSVEVTARNGHGTWGGRVSRMRIVFRDGAVTPTGDQVRSYLGLRSTWFRPVG